One Urechidicola croceus genomic window, TACAATTTTCGAAAATCACACCATCACGGTTGTAATTGAAATTACTATTTGAATTTCCATAAAAAATATTGTTTTGAACAGTTAAATCGCCAGAATTATCTCCATAATTAAAAATGTAAGCTTCATTTAGAAAGATATTATTCTTAATTGTAACTGACTGATGGTATTTTACAGTGATATAATCAAAAATGATGTTATTGGTAATAATTGTATTTGTGTAATTACTGTATGTACTTGAATAACCTATTCTACCAATTATGTTACCTCTAATTAAGACATTATCAGAACCTAAGTCATAACCTATATAAAGACCCGAAATAAAATTATTTTCAAACACCAAGCCAGTGATGACTGTAGCATTTGAGGAACTTATTGTTACATCACTAGTTATATTTAAACCACTAAAATAAGAATTGTCAGAACCATCATTTAAATCAATACTTGTTATATAGGTCCTTTTATCTGGAACTGCATGTCCAAACCCAATTATGTTTAATGGTTTTGTTAAGGTAATGTTTCCATAGTTTGTTTCTGAAGAATGAACATAAATAGTATCATTAGCACTAGCTACAGATACTGCAGTTTGTAAATCAGAATACTGAGCATTACTGCCAGTAGTGTTGTCAACGGTTAATACATTTTGCGCACTTAAAGAAAGGCTGGTTACCAAGCAAAAAGTCAATAAAGTAAGAAGTGTTTTCATAATAAAAAGTTTAGAAATTAGTATTAAATTAATTAAGGTTACTCAAATTTAAATATAACACCATTACTAAACCATGATGAATTATTATCTGTAGACTTACAATTATTTTATGTTGAAAACTAGGCAGTTAATGTGAAATAATGTATTTTTATTTTTTTAAAACAACCTCAGTAAATATATTTTATTCTTTAAATAAATATGAGTTGTTGTACTATGAGGTTTTTATATTTAACTACTTTTTTATTTTTATTTGTTAATTTAAGTTTTTCTCAAAAATCGGAAATTGATTCATTGAATAGTTTATTGAAAAATGATACAATTCAGAAAGTCTCTGAGCTTCATATTTTAAATGAATTAGCATATAAATATCTCTCAGTAGATGCTTTGAAAGGTGTAGCTACTGCTCAAAAAGCAATTGAACTTGCTAAGAGTATGAACAATGTTAGTGGATTGGCAGAGGCACTTTCAAATAATGGACACAATCTTTCAATTTTAGGCCAAGATACTTTAGCAATAAAAAATTATGGTGAAGCATTAGAAATCTATAAAAATAATAATGATGCTTATGGCGAAGCAAAGGCTTATTATAATTTAGGTAGAATTCATTTTAATTGGAGTGATTATAATCAATCTTCAAATTATTATATGCAAGCATTTGAGATGTTTAAAGTAGATAATAATAAGCCTTTAATGGCAAAAATGCTTAATAGCCTTGGTATAAATAATATGTACTTAAATAATTATCCAGAAGCAATGAGTAATTATCTAGATGCTCTGAAAATTCATGATTCTTCGGAAACTAAAAATTCACTATCTCAAGCACAAGTATTTAATAATTTGGCATTATTGAATAATAGAATGGAAGATTTTCAAGGTGCATTAAAGTATTATGAAAAGAGTTTGAATATCTATAATATAATAGAAAATAAGCAGGGAATTGCTATGGTAACTGCAAATATAGCAACTGCTTATGACAATTTGGGTGATTCAAATAAAGCCATTGAAATGTATGATAAAGCCTATGAACTAGAAAAGGAAATTGGAAATAAAACAGGAATGGCCAATGCATTGACAAATACAGGAATAGCTTATTCGTTTTTATCTAATTATGATAAAACAATAGAGTATTTAAACAAAACAAAACCTATCTATAAAGAACTTGGAAATAAAAATAATCTTGCCATTGTTTATTCATATTTGGGTGAAGCTTATTTTAAAAGTGAAAATACTAATTATTTAAAATTATCAGAAACAAATATTCTAAAGGCAATTGAGTTGTTTGAAGAAATAGGAAACCAATCATTTTTAATAGAATCTTTGAATACGTTGGCAATAATTGAAGAGCGTAAAGGAAATTTTAATAAGGCATTTTCTGCCTTGAGTAAAGCAACTAAATTAAAGGATAGTATTTTTAGTAAAGAAAAAGATGAAGAAATTGCCAATTTAAAATTGAAGTATGAAGTTGAGAAGAAGGAGTCTGAATTAAATTTAAAACATGCTGAAGTTGAATTGTTAGCAAAAGAAGAAATAAAGCGTCAAAAAATGATTAAAAACTCATCTATTATAGGTGGAATAGGGCTTTTTATAGTTTCGGTTCTAGTTTTGTTTTTATTTAAAAATAGGCAAAATTTAATTTCAAAACAGAAAAAAGCAGAATTTGAATCAAAAGTAGCCGAAACGGAATTGAAAGCTCTAAGAGCACAAATGAATCCTCACTTTATTTTTAATTCTTTAAATTCTATAGGTGATTATATTGAGAATAAGGATAATGAATCTGCTCATCAATTTATTACAAAGTTTGCCAAACTGATGAGGGTAACTTTAGAGAATTCCAGTTATAGAGAAATACCTTTAGATGAAGATTTAGAATTTATTGATTTGTATTTATCAGTAGAAAAAAAGCGTCTGAATAATAAGTTTACCTATGAAATAAAAGTATCTGATGATATTGATCAAGAAAACACATTAGTTCCACCACTTATTTTACAGCCATTTATTGAAAATAGTATTTGGCATGGATTATCAGGTAAAAATGATAAAGGGCATATTTTAGTTGAAATTAAAAAACAAAATAATATGTTGATTTGTTCTGTTGATGATAATGGAGTTGGTAGATCTATGACTACTAATATCAATAAGAATAAACAATCGTTAGGAATTCAAATTACCAAAAAGAGAATTGAGATTATTAATAAACAAAAGCATTCACAAGGTGATATAAAAATAATTGATAAAGAAAACAATTCTGGTTTAAGAGTTGAAGTTAATTTACCATTAGAATTAGCATTTTAAAATTTATGATAAAAGCAATAATAATTGATGATGAGCAACATTGTATTGATAGAATTTTATCATACTGTCATAAGTATAAAGATAGTGTCGATATAATTGAAGTAGTTCAGACTGTAGAAGGTGGTCTTGAATCTATTAAAAACACTCAAATTGACCTGTTATTTTTGGATGTACATATTCATAACCAAACAGGATTCGATTTATTAAAAAAAATAAAACATATTAATTTTGATATTATTTTCACAACAGCTTATGATAAATATGCGGTTCAAGCCTTTAAATTTAGTGCAATAGATTATTTGCTGAAACCTATTGATAGGGATGATTTTAATCAAGCAATTGAAAAAGTAATTGATAAATCTAAAAAAGAACATTTTGATGATAAAGTACAGGTGTTATTACACAATATTTCTGATGGTAATCAACAAAAAAAGATAAGTATCCCTACTAATGAGGGATATATATTTATAGAAGTCAAAGAAATCATCCGATGTCAATCGGATGTCAATTACACCAATATTTTCACAAAAAATAATCAGAAAATTACAGTTTCAAAAACACTTAAAACATTTGAAAAGATGTTAGAAGATTTTAATTTTTTCAGAATACATAATTCGCACTTAATTAACCTTTCGCATATTAAAAAATATACGAAAGGTAAAAGTGGTTATGTAACGATGATAGATAATACCAATTTGGAAGTATCAATTCGTAGAAAGGAAAAATTTTTAGAAAAAATGATTTAATAGACTATTTTTTAATCAACTTTCAATTCATAATTAAGCCCTGGACCATCACAGGCTCTCCAAGTGCTCGACATTTTATCTTTGTCCGTTAGTATAAATTCTTCAGTAAACTCGGCTGTGCAATTTCCAATGATATCATTATTGGTCGGATAAGTTAATAATAAATAATCTTCAGAATTTTGTTCAAAAAACTCAAATGTACCAGATTCAGTAGTTGTTACATCTTCTCTTGTTCTTGTTTTAGAAAAGGTTTGATCATTGTTAAGCACATAATATTCTTGCCATTCCATATCATCGCCTGTAGTAGTAGAATTTGGTACATTTCCAGACATAGCAACTAGTTCCCAAGTTTGTGGAAATTCGGTACCTATAATAATTATGTCGTTATCATTGTCATTGTCTGAACATGATAAACATAAAAACATGATTAAGATTAGAACTATTTTTTTCATTTTTTTTGTGGGTTTGATTCACTCATTAGATGCATTTATCTAAATAAAGTTGCGTCAATTACTCATCAATTTTAAAAATATTTAATCAATAGAATCTGTTTTTTTCTTTTTTGATTTTAGTAAACCTCCCAATATATCTTTCACTTCTTTTTTTACATCAACTTTGGTAGTGTCTTGTTTTTTTTCAACAGGAATTGAATCAATTACAACAATTTTGGTGGTATCATTGGTATTTGTATTTTTATTCAGAAGTCCTCCTAAAACGTCAGAAATTTTATCTTTTCCTTGATTCAATAATTTTTGTTTCTCAATTTCTATTAGTTGTTTTGTTAAATTGGTAACTCCACTTGTCAAGTCAGTTTTTATTTGTGGATTTGTATAAGAACCAGTAATATTAGCAGTTACAGGAATTGTAATTTTATTAATTTCAGTATCATTAATTTTATTTATCAGTTGGTTAACTTCATTCCCTAAGTATTTTGCAGGAACATTAAATACTGCGTCATAACTCATTGTTTTATCAAAGTTATGAGAACCTGATACTTTAATGTCAATATCTTTATAATTAATATTAAATGGTTTTACAGTTACTTTTCCTTCGGTAAATTCAAATTTTGTTTTTAGATCTTTTAAGTCCAATTTTTCAAAATCAACAAAATTTAGTACACCTTGTAATTTGTTTAAAACCAAGCCTTCTTTTGTGTTTATATCAGTTGTTGATAATTGAGCAAATGCATCTCCAGAAACTGTATTTAAATTGGGTATAAATTCTTTATCTAATGAACCAGACAAGTTGATAGTTGTATTTAGTTTTCCCTCAAATGCCTTGGCTATGGGAGCCAAACTTTGAAATAGTTCAAGGTCAGAAAATGATTGAGCTAAATTAAAATCGGTTGCTCCTAAATTAAAATTGAAAGTAGGTACTTCCGTTTTTGAAGATACATTTCCAGAAACGGCTAATTTTCCATCAAATAAATTGGAAGTCATATTTTGCAGTATAGCCTGTTCGTCTTTAATGATAAGAGTTCCTTTAACTTCTTTTAAATTTAAGTTATCATATTTTACATTTGCAACATTAGCATTGATAGTACAATCTAAAAAAGATGGAATTTTTATAGATTCTTTTGTGATTTCGGTTTCATTTTCCTTTTTACTCGAAGTATCTTCAACCATAAAATCATCTAACGAAAAGTTATTTGAGTCGACATCAAAATTTCCTTTTAGCGTATTTCCATTAAATAAAAAACCTAATAAGTTTGTAATTGTTCCTGTTGCTTTTAAATCACTTTCTCCAGTAGTTGCATTAAAATTATTGAGAGTAACTGTTGTTGGGTTAAATTTTAAATCGGCATTCGAAATTTTTAATGGATGTTTCAATTCATTTGAAGTAAAAACAAAATCATTGACACTCATAACACCAGAATTTTTGATTTTTTGATAAGAGTTTGTTTCAATTGAATTCATATCAAATGCGGTGTTAACATTGGCTTTTAATATTCCACTTAACTCATTTTCTAAATTAAAATCATAGGCTTTTGTGATATTAGCTAAGTTCAAAATACCATTAACCGTTGCATTTACAGTCATATTTTTAGTTAGATTTTTTAAGGTAGCCGAAGATTTAAAAACATCATCATCAATTTTAAAATTCAAAGTTTTAATCGCAACAAAAGTATCATCTACATTTCCAGTTGTATTTTTTATGGCCGTATTGATACTAATATTTTCAACTCTTTTAGGTAAATCAGTATATTTAAAAGACGCATTATTTGATGTGATATTGATATCCATTGTAGGGATAGTTGTATCTGATACTAATCCTTTAATGATTCCATTTACTTTAAAATCACCAGTTGTTTGAACATTTGCAATGCTTTTAGCATAACTTTCAGGAATTACTGCTAAAAAGTCTTTAAAACTTGAGCCAGGGTTCTCAAAAGATATATCAATTTGTTGACCTTTTTCAACTAATTGAACATAGCCTTTAAATTCGAGTGGCAATTGATTTATAAATGCCTTATTTTCTTTAAATGAATATTTTTGTTCATTTAAATTCATATCAATAAGCGCATCTAATATGATATGATTGTTATTTAAATATTTTATTTCTTCTAAACTTAAACTCACATCAGCATCTGTTTCTGTATTTAATTCTGATGTATTAGATGAAAAAGTTCCTGTACCTGTATGATTAAAATTGTTAAGTTCAAATTGAGTTTTAGAGGCTTCATCAAAATAGATTAAAGAACTGTTTTGAATGCTATATTTATCAATGTCAAAAGTAAAACTTGATTGTTCTGAAGTTGAAATATGCTCATCTTTTTTTTGTGTAATGTCGTAATTTGGTAAACCTTTTTCATTCAATTTTAAATTTACGATAGCATTATCAATCGTCACAGTATTTACAACTATAGGATCATCATTGGCATTTTTGAATAATTCCTTGATGGACATCGAAAATCCAATATCTTTAATATCAACCAATGTATCTCCTTTAAAAGGTTCAAAAGTAGTTATTATCAAATCGTTTATAGAAACATGTGCTTGTGGAAAACTTCTAAAAAAACTTAAATCAACATCGCTAAATTCAACCTTTGCGTTGACATTTTGATTGATCATTTCTTTTATCATATTCTTTATTTGAGTTTCAAACAAAAACGGAATAAGTGCTAGAATCATTGAAATTGTTAATAACACAATTCCAGTAATTTTCAATATTTTCTTCATAAAAAAGGTTAATGAATAAGTAATTTAAATTACAAAATAAAAAGTAAGAGAGTGTTAAAATAAAATTAAACTTTCAAATAGTTTTTATTGAATTTGAGTGTTAATGTATGTTACTATTTTCTCAAAATCATCTTGGTAATCAAACCATTGAATTTTAGTATCTTTTCTAAACCAAGTTCCTTGACGTTTTGCAAATCTTCTTGTGTTTTTTTTAATTTCAGAGATTGCAAATTCCAAAGTGATGTTTCCATCTAAATATTCAAACAATTCACGATATCCAACGGTTTGCAAGGCATTTAAATGTTTGAATGGATATAAAGATTTTACTTCATCTAACAAACCATTCTCCATCATAATATCTACACGTTGGTTTATGCGATTATACATAATTTCTCTATCGGCTGTTAAACCAATTTTGACAGGAGTGAAGTTACGAGGCTCTTTAGGTTTGTTTTTAAAATAGGAGTAGGGTTGTTCTGTTCCAATGCATATTTCTAGTGCCCTAATTACTCTATGTGGATTGTCAATTTCAATAGTATTGTAACTTATATAATCTAATTTTTTTAATTGTTCTTGCAAATTTTCTAAACCAAATTCTTCAAGTTGTTTATTCAGTTTTTCTCTAACTTTTTTATCAACATCAGGAAAATAATCTAAACCATTAATTACAGCATCAACATATAAGCCACTACCACCAACCATAATAACTACATTTTGATTTTCAAAAAGGGCATTGATTTTTTTTAGTGCATCTCGTTCAAAACTACCAACATTGTAGTCTTCAGAGATAGATAAGTTTTGAATAAAATGATGTTTTGCTGCTGCCAATTCATCTGTATTAGGTACGGCAGTTCCAATAGACATTTCTTTATAAAATTGACGAGAGTCAGACGATAAAATTTCAGTTTTAAAATGTCGTGCTAGTTTTATACTAAGTGCAGTTTTACCAATTGCTGTTGCACCTACAATAGAAATTAGATAGTTTTTAGAAGACTTTTTCATGTAGAAATCAATGATTCAAAATGTGACCACATTCATAACAATATTGTGCATTATCTCTATGATTTTCTGCAGCACAATTTGGACACGATTGCGTATTAAGATGAACATTTTTTTTCTCTTGACTTACAAACTCTGCGCCAACAATTCCTGTAGGAATTGCAATAATACCATAACCTAAAATCATTATTGCAGCTGCTATAAATTGTCCTAAAGCAGTAACAGGTGCAATATCACCGTAACCTACTGTAGTCATAGTTACAATTGCCCAATATACACTTCTAGGAATACTTGTAAAACCACTATTCTTATTACTTTCTACAAGGTACATAACAGTTCCAAGAATAACACAAATAATTATTACTGCTAGCATAAATACGGCAATTTTTGCTCTACTTGCCTTTAATGCTTTAATTAAATTATGTGAAGCTCCTAAATAACGTACTAATTTTAATATTCTAAATACTCTTAATAATCTCAATGCTCTTAAGGCTACTAAAGCATGTGTACCCACAAAAAAATAGGATAAATATTTTGGTATTGTTGAGAGTAAATCGACTATTCCAAAAAAACTAAAGATGTATTCTTTGGGTTTTTTAATACTTATGATTCGTGCAATGTATTCTAATGTAAAAAGGATTGTTATTATCCATTCCGCAATGTCAAAAAAGTCATGAAATTGTGCATCAATCGAACCAACACTTTCGAGCATAACCAATACAAT contains:
- a CDS encoding right-handed parallel beta-helix repeat-containing protein; this encodes MKTLLTLLTFCLVTSLSLSAQNVLTVDNTTGSNAQYSDLQTAVSVASANDTIYVHSSETNYGNITLTKPLNIIGFGHAVPDKRTYITSIDLNDGSDNSYFSGLNITSDVTISSSNATVITGLVFENNFISGLYIGYDLGSDNVLIRGNIIGRIGYSSTYSNYTNTIITNNIIFDYITVKYHQSVTIKNNIFLNEAYIFNYGDNSGDLTVQNNIFYGNSNSNFNYNRDGVIFENCMTYNVTSSVTELVGTNNLNDINPNFVMAADDFWNPEEDDYHLQAGSLAIGAGVDGEDLGIYDNGSFLFNNFGYTNGVPTVKITSISSSIAPGDNLEVTISTTSN
- a CDS encoding tetratricopeptide repeat-containing sensor histidine kinase, translated to MRFLYLTTFLFLFVNLSFSQKSEIDSLNSLLKNDTIQKVSELHILNELAYKYLSVDALKGVATAQKAIELAKSMNNVSGLAEALSNNGHNLSILGQDTLAIKNYGEALEIYKNNNDAYGEAKAYYNLGRIHFNWSDYNQSSNYYMQAFEMFKVDNNKPLMAKMLNSLGINNMYLNNYPEAMSNYLDALKIHDSSETKNSLSQAQVFNNLALLNNRMEDFQGALKYYEKSLNIYNIIENKQGIAMVTANIATAYDNLGDSNKAIEMYDKAYELEKEIGNKTGMANALTNTGIAYSFLSNYDKTIEYLNKTKPIYKELGNKNNLAIVYSYLGEAYFKSENTNYLKLSETNILKAIELFEEIGNQSFLIESLNTLAIIEERKGNFNKAFSALSKATKLKDSIFSKEKDEEIANLKLKYEVEKKESELNLKHAEVELLAKEEIKRQKMIKNSSIIGGIGLFIVSVLVLFLFKNRQNLISKQKKAEFESKVAETELKALRAQMNPHFIFNSLNSIGDYIENKDNESAHQFITKFAKLMRVTLENSSYREIPLDEDLEFIDLYLSVEKKRLNNKFTYEIKVSDDIDQENTLVPPLILQPFIENSIWHGLSGKNDKGHILVEIKKQNNMLICSVDDNGVGRSMTTNINKNKQSLGIQITKKRIEIINKQKHSQGDIKIIDKENNSGLRVEVNLPLELAF
- a CDS encoding LytR/AlgR family response regulator transcription factor, producing the protein MIKAIIIDDEQHCIDRILSYCHKYKDSVDIIEVVQTVEGGLESIKNTQIDLLFLDVHIHNQTGFDLLKKIKHINFDIIFTTAYDKYAVQAFKFSAIDYLLKPIDRDDFNQAIEKVIDKSKKEHFDDKVQVLLHNISDGNQQKKISIPTNEGYIFIEVKEIIRCQSDVNYTNIFTKNNQKITVSKTLKTFEKMLEDFNFFRIHNSHLINLSHIKKYTKGKSGYVTMIDNTNLEVSIRRKEKFLEKMI
- a CDS encoding AsmA family protein; its protein translation is MKKILKITGIVLLTISMILALIPFLFETQIKNMIKEMINQNVNAKVEFSDVDLSFFRSFPQAHVSINDLIITTFEPFKGDTLVDIKDIGFSMSIKELFKNANDDPIVVNTVTIDNAIVNLKLNEKGLPNYDITQKKDEHISTSEQSSFTFDIDKYSIQNSSLIYFDEASKTQFELNNFNHTGTGTFSSNTSELNTETDADVSLSLEEIKYLNNNHIILDALIDMNLNEQKYSFKENKAFINQLPLEFKGYVQLVEKGQQIDISFENPGSSFKDFLAVIPESYAKSIANVQTTGDFKVNGIIKGLVSDTTIPTMDINITSNNASFKYTDLPKRVENISINTAIKNTTGNVDDTFVAIKTLNFKIDDDVFKSSATLKNLTKNMTVNATVNGILNLANITKAYDFNLENELSGILKANVNTAFDMNSIETNSYQKIKNSGVMSVNDFVFTSNELKHPLKISNADLKFNPTTVTLNNFNATTGESDLKATGTITNLLGFLFNGNTLKGNFDVDSNNFSLDDFMVEDTSSKKENETEITKESIKIPSFLDCTINANVANVKYDNLNLKEVKGTLIIKDEQAILQNMTSNLFDGKLAVSGNVSSKTEVPTFNFNLGATDFNLAQSFSDLELFQSLAPIAKAFEGKLNTTINLSGSLDKEFIPNLNTVSGDAFAQLSTTDINTKEGLVLNKLQGVLNFVDFEKLDLKDLKTKFEFTEGKVTVKPFNINYKDIDIKVSGSHNFDKTMSYDAVFNVPAKYLGNEVNQLINKINDTEINKITIPVTANITGSYTNPQIKTDLTSGVTNLTKQLIEIEKQKLLNQGKDKISDVLGGLLNKNTNTNDTTKIVVIDSIPVEKKQDTTKVDVKKEVKDILGGLLKSKKKKTDSID
- the miaA gene encoding tRNA (adenosine(37)-N6)-dimethylallyltransferase MiaA, with protein sequence MKKSSKNYLISIVGATAIGKTALSIKLARHFKTEILSSDSRQFYKEMSIGTAVPNTDELAAAKHHFIQNLSISEDYNVGSFERDALKKINALFENQNVVIMVGGSGLYVDAVINGLDYFPDVDKKVREKLNKQLEEFGLENLQEQLKKLDYISYNTIEIDNPHRVIRALEICIGTEQPYSYFKNKPKEPRNFTPVKIGLTADREIMYNRINQRVDIMMENGLLDEVKSLYPFKHLNALQTVGYRELFEYLDGNITLEFAISEIKKNTRRFAKRQGTWFRKDTKIQWFDYQDDFEKIVTYINTQIQ
- a CDS encoding ion transporter; translated protein: MSKPKNTIPNWKIKLHEIIYEADTATGKLFDIVLLILILSSIVLVMLESVGSIDAQFHDFFDIAEWIITILFTLEYIARIISIKKPKEYIFSFFGIVDLLSTIPKYLSYFFVGTHALVALRALRLLRVFRILKLVRYLGASHNLIKALKASRAKIAVFMLAVIIICVILGTVMYLVESNKNSGFTSIPRSVYWAIVTMTTVGYGDIAPVTALGQFIAAAIMILGYGIIAIPTGIVGAEFVSQEKKNVHLNTQSCPNCAAENHRDNAQYCYECGHILNH